The following nucleotide sequence is from Ensifer adhaerens.
GCTGAAGGACTACGACGCGGCCGAAGATCTGGCGAGCCGGCTTCCCGCTGCCTTCGGTCGCTGGCATCCGCTGCACCAGGCGCAGTATCTCGAAAGCCGTTTCCTTCTGCCCGGCTACATTCTCTCCAGCCAGGGCGACCGCATGGCCATGGCGCACGGGATCGAAGGACGCTTCCCGTTCCTGGACCACCGCCTCGTCGAGTTCGCGACGCGCCTGCCGCCGGAAATGAAACTGAAGGGGCTGGTGGAAAAACACATCCTGCGCGAAGCGACGAAGGACCTGCTTCCGCCGACCATCGGTCAGCGCACCAAGCAGCCCTACCGCGCGCCCGACAGCCATTCCTTCACCGGCGCCGGCGAACTGGAATACGTTCGCGATGCCATGAGCGAGACACGCATCGGCGACAGCGGTCTGTTCAATGCCAAGGCCGTCAGCAAGCTCTACGAGAAATGCCAGTCGCAACCGACTACCGGCTTTAGGGACAATGCCGCCTTCGTCGGCATCCTGTCGACGCAGCTCTGGCTCCAGACCTTTACCGGCACCAGCATCCGCGCCGCTCAAGCGGCCTGAAACCCATTGGGAAAGGAAATGAAATGACGGAAACCATCAAGGACAAGGTCAGGGCCTTTGTCATCGAGAACTTCCTGTTTGGCGATACCTCGTACGATCTCGCCGACGGCGCCTCTCTGATCGAGAACGATATCATCGACTCGACCGGCGTTCTCGAACTCGTCGCCTTTATCGAAGACCAGTTCGGCATCGCCATGGCCGACGCAGACATCGTGCCGGCGAACCTCGATTCGCTCGCGCGCATCTCGGCCTTCATCGAGGCAAAGGCCGGAGTGCCGGCCACGGCCTAACCAAGACCCGAGGGCGTTCCATGCGGTTCGAGCAGTTTCTCATCGGCAATGCGGCAAGGCATGCGGCCAAGACGGCGCTGGTCACCGATCGCAAGCGCCTCAGCTACGGCGAGTTCGACGATCTGTCGAGCCGGCTGGCGGCCGCGTTGGCAAAGGCAGGCGTCAAGCGCAACGACCGCGTCCTCGTGTTCATGGACAATTGCTGGGAGGCGGCCGTCTCGATCTTTGCGATCCTGAAGGCGGGCGCGACCTTCAGTCCGATCAACGCCTCGACCAAGGCCGACAAGCTCGCCTACATCATCGACGACTGCGAGGCGGCTGCGATCCTGACGCAGGCCAAGTTGATGCCGGTGGTGGCGGACGCCCGGGCGCAGAGCAGCGGCAAGGCGGATATCTTCGTCGCATCGACCGCGGCGCCCAATGGCCAGTCGCCTGCCGGAGCGGTGCCCTTCGAGGGCTGCCTGTCGGCGGAGGCGACGCCGGTGCCGCATGGCGGCATTGACGTCGATCTGGCGATGCTCATCTACACATCGGGGTCGACCGGCCGCCCGAAGGGCGTGATGATGACCCACCGCAACATCGATGCGGCGTCGGAATCGATCACCACCTATCTGCGCAACGAGCACGACGATATCATCCTCAACGTGCTGCCGCTCGCCTTCGACTATGGGCTCTACCAGTTGCTGATGGCGATCAGGCTCGGGGCGACGCTGGTGCTCGAAAAGTCCTTCGCGTTCCCGCATGCGATCTTCGAGCGTATTCGCGAGGAGGGCGTCACCGGCTTCCCGCTGGTGCCGACGATGGCGGCGATGATCCTGCAGATGCGCGACCTTGAGCCGGGTTTCCTGCCGAGCCTGCGCTACCTCTCCAACACCGCCGCCGCCCTGCCGCCGCCGCATATCGCCCGCCTGCGCGAGCTTTTCCCGGGCGCACGACTCTATTCGATGTACGGGCTGACAGAGTGCAAGCGCTGTACCTACCTGCCGCCGGAGGAACTGGATCGCCGGCCGGGCTCCGTCGGCATTGCCATCCCCAACACGGAAGCCTTCGTCGTCAACGACGAGGGCAGCCGCGTGCCGCCGGGCGTTCCCGGCGAACTCGTCATCCGCGGGCCGCATGTAATGCAGGGCTACTGGCGCAACGACGTGGCGACCGAGCGCATGCTGCGGCCCGGGCCGAACCCTTGGGAGAAGGTGCTCTATACGGGCGACCTTTTCCAGACGGACGAAGAGGGCTTTCTCTATTTCGTCGGCCGCAAGGACGATATCATCAAGACCCGCGGCGAGAAGGTCGCGCCCAAGGAAGTCGAGACCGTGCTCCATGCCCATCCCGGCATTGCCGAGGCCGTCGTCATCGGCATGCCGGATCCGGTTCTCGGCCACGCGATCGCTGCCCTTGTGGTGCGCACGGATCCTGACTTGACCGACAAGGACATCATCCGCCACTGCACCCGCCACCTCGAAGATTTCATGGTGCCGAAGATCATCGAATTCCGCACCGAACTGCCGAAGACGGATACCGGCAAGGTCAGCCGCCGACTTGCCGCCGAGACGATGGAGCCTGCACAATGAACATCAGAACAACCGGGGGCAATGGCCCGTTTTCGGCCGAAACCCTGACAATCGACCACGCGGCCGAGACCGATCGCATCGTTTCCGCCTTGCGCGGACAGTTGCGCTCCATGAAGAAGCGCGGTCTGGTGCTCGGGCTTTCGGGCGGCATCGACTCCAGCGTTTCCGTGGCGCTTGCGGTGCGCGCGGTCGGCGCCAAGAACGTCTTCTGCCTGTTCATGCCGGAAAACGATTCCGATCCGGAAAGCCTGCGCTTCGGCCGGCTGGTCGCTGAAACCTTCGGCGTCGAGGCGATCGTCGAAGACATCGGGCCGATCCTCAAGGCCATGGGCTGCTACGAGCGCCGCGACGCCTTCATCCGGGAACTGGTTCCGGACTATGGCGACGGGTGGGCCTCGAAGGTCGTCATCGCCAACGCGCTTGAGGGAGAAGGCTACAACATCTCCTCGCTGGTCGTTCAGAGCCCGGAAGGCGTGCAATCGAAACATCGCATGCCGCCCTCGGTCTATCTCGGCGTCGTTGCGGCCACCAACATGAAGCAACGCACTCGCAAGCAGGTCGAGTACTATCATGCCGACCGGTTGAACTTTGCCGTACTCGGCACGCCCAACCGGCTGGAATACGACCAGGGATTCTTCGTCAAGAACGGCGACGGCGCCGCCGACGTAAAGCCGATCGCCCATCTCTATAAGTCGCAGGTCTATGCGCTTGCCGCCCATCTCGGCGTTCCCGCGGAAGTTTGCCGTCGCCCGCCGACGACCGACACCTATTCGCTGGAACAGACGCAGGAGGAGTTCTATTTCTCCCTGCCTTACGACCGCATGGACCTCTGCCTTTATGGCCTCAATCACGGGATCGAGATCGAGGCCGTCGCCAAGGCGGCCGGCTTGACCGTGGTCCAGGTCGAAAGGGTCTGGGCGGATATCGCCGCCAAGCGCAAGGCGACGCGCTACCTGCATCTCGGGCCGCAACTGGTGCAGCCCGTGGAGGAAATTGCCGGCTATTGAGGCCTGGCCGCACCGCCGCCCATCGTCAATCGAAGCTGCCGCCGATCAGCCGGCTCCAGTATTCGCCGGAAATGCCGTTGAAGAAGCCCTGTCCGTCGCGGCAGGCTTCGACGATGGTCTGGTCGCGCGAATGCACAACGGTCGAGGCGACGTGCACGAAGGCGATGCGTCGGCCGAGCATGGCTTCCATCAGCGCCGGTTGCGTGCGCCCGCGCAAACCCGCAAGCCCACGTCTCGACGCCTCGTCGACCAGGCAGTCAATGACCGGCCCGGCCTGCCCTGGCCGCGCCAGGATCTGCAGTACCCGACCGATTTCACCGGCTTTGACGTAGTAGGCGAATGCACCGACCACGGCGCCCGTGCGCGCCGTCACCAGCGCGTAGGCGAGTTCGCCCTGCTCGGGCTTCTTTTCGGCATCGGCAAGGATGTGGTCGAGCTGCCCGTCGCTCCATTCGGGGCGAAGCGGAAACGGCGCGGTGAACTGGTCGACGACGGCGGCAAAGCCGCTGCGGTCCGTCTCGGTCGCGGTGAAGCCGGCCGGTGCCGCCCCCGCCTCGGGCAGGGCGGACCAGCGCTGCTCGCCCTGGCCCATGCGCTTGCGATAGAACCTGTCGAGTGCGCGCGCGAAGGGGGCGGCGAGCCGGGCGGGCTTGATGCGGTTCGAGGCGACGCTCAGGCTAAAGGTCGCCGGACGGATGACGCGCACCCAGTCGAGGCTGTATTGCGGCAGGACCACGCCCCGAAGCCGCGTCCACATCTGCACAGAGACTTCGCTTGCTGTCTCACTGAAGGATAGATCCTGCGGACCGGCGAGGAAGGCCTTCATGAGGCGCGCTCCGGCCAAGGGGTCGCTTTCCCGGTCTTCCGCCATCAGCGATCCGCAGATCGCGGCGCGCAAGTGCCGGCCGTTCAGTGTCATCGGCAGCGCATTGACGCCGACGAAGCCGGTAATCCGACCCTCGTCGTTCACATGCACGAGAGGTCTGATTTCCGGATCGCAGCCTGGCCCGTCGAGATAGAGTTGCCGCATATAGTCGGCAAGTGCTGGCGAAGCGGTCCGCTCGTCACGGAACACCCGCTGGAACATTCCGGCGACCGCTGGAACGTCCGCGTGGTCTAGCGAACGGATTTCGCTCATCGGGCCTGCTCTCCGGCGCCGGCCTCTGCCGGGCCGGCGATTTTCTGGACGATGGCGACGCGCGGCTTGCCGTCACGGTCGGATGCGAAGGTGACCGGTGCATAGGCTTTCGCCCGTGAGAGAAGTGCAGCCGCCTGCCGATCCTGGCCCTCGCCGAACTCGAACAACAGCCAGCCTCCCGGTTTCAGGAAGGCAAGGGCGTCCCGGATCAGGCGCTGGTGTATGGAAATGCCGTAGGGGCCTCCGTCGAATGCCTCGCGCGGCTCGTTGTCGAGCAGATGCGCGCGGTCCCCCTCCAGCCGGCCGGTCGAGATATAGGGTGGATTGCAGACCACCATGTCGATCTTGCCCTGGAGATCGTCGCTTTCGAGCGCCGCAAAAAGATCGCCCTGCCGGACAAAGACGCGCGACCCGAGGCCGAGCCGATCGACGTTGCGGCGGGCAAGCGCCACGGTGCTGTCCGTCAGGTCAGCGCCCCAGACACGCGCCGACGGGATCTCTCTGGCGATACCAACGGCGAGGTTGCCGGAACCGCAGCACATGTCGATGATGGTGACGTCGAGGGGGGCGCCTTCAAGGATTGAGACGGCTCTTTTTCCAAGAAGCTCTGTTTCTTCCCGTGGAACCAGGACGTCGGGCGCAAGTTCCAGTTCGACACCCATGAAGCGGTGCAGTGTTGCGGCCCGGTCTTCGGTCGGTCGGTCGGTCTGATTGCTGTCGTTTTGCGCCACAGCCACTCCTCATGTCGCTGGAAAACTCTGTAGACGTGCGGACCGCAGCCTAGTGCAATTGAGTAAACGGAAGCTGAAATACAATTGCCGCGAGCACGTTAACCGCGCAATCATTTCTGCCTGTTACCGTGCGCGTGATCAGAAGGCGGGTGCTCGCTGTCATTGAACGCTTTTTGCGTGTAACAATGACGGGTTGAGGTCAAGGGCAGATCGGAATGGCTTCGGAAGGTGTGAAGGAACGCGCGCACAAACCGTTCCTCTCGATGATCATATCCTATGCTGCATCCGGCGGCAGCCTTGTCATTGGCTCGGCTGCGCAGCTTCTGACCTTTGCGATCCTCGCGCGCTTTCTCGGCGTGCATGAATTCAGTGTCTTCGTCGCAATCACGGCCGTTGCCAACATCGCGGTTCACCTTTGTGGTCTCGGCGCGATGGAGTGCCTGGTGCGCCGTGTCGCGCGCGACCGGGGCATGTACCCGCAGATGCTCGGCCACAACATCATTCTGACCTCGATCAGTGGCGTGCTGCTGGTGTTGCTCGGCGCAGCGGTGTTGCCGTTCTTCTTCACGCTTTCGCCCGATCCCGCGGCCAATGTCGCGGTGATCACCTTGATGCTCGTGACCAACATCATCTTCGTGCGGGTCATCGTGCTGGCGGAGCAGATCTTTCTTGCGCATTCGAATTTTGCCTCGGCCAACAAGGTGGTCGTCGGTTTCGCCCTGGCGCGCACCATAGCTGCAGCGCTCGCCTGCATCGCCTTCGGGGTCGCGACGGTGGCCTCCTGGGCTGTTTGGCAGTTCGTATGCCATGTAATCGTGGCCCTCGGCTGCTGGCGAGCGGTCAAGGGGTTGGGACGCCCGACCTATGGCATCGTGCGGGAAGAGCTACCGCTCGGGCTCTATTTCAGCATCCCGTTCATCCTGCGCGCCGTCCGGCAGAACGCCGACCTTCTGGTCCTGAGCCTCGTGGCGAGCGCCGAGGTCATGTCCAGCTACAGCGTCGCGCGGCGCATGCTGGAGAGCAGCTATCTGTCGGTTGAGGCCTTGAACCGGCTGATCTATCCGGGTTCGGCAAAGGCAACGGCAGCCGGCCTGCACCACGCCTTCGAGCGCGTGCGCAAGGTTCTGTTCGCGGCCACCTCGATCAGCATTGCCGCGGCCGTTGCCGTTTTCGTGCTGGCGCCGGTGCTGCCCTATCTCTTCGGCAAGGACTACGTCTCCCTCGTTTCCTTCGTTCGCATCCTGTGCTGGGTCGTGGTGCCGCTCGCCATGTGGTCGGTGGCGATGGAGGCCCTTGGTGCGTCCGGCCACCATCCGGCGCGCGCTTTGGTCATGGGCCTTGGCAGCGTGCTTGGTGCGGCACTCACCGCCTGGGCGACCTGGTACGCACCGCCGACAGGCACGTTTATTTCCTTCTACGTGATCGAGACCGCGATGGTGATCGTCTCATGGGCGGTCTTCCTGCGCTTCGTGCGGCGCGATCGGGAACAGGCCGGCGCGGCCTCCCTGTCGACGGGGGTGGTGCATGGAGGTTGAGCTCGGGAAGATCCAGGCCGCACGGTCGTCCGGACGGGAAATGCCCCGGATGGGCAATGTGCGCGCCATGGAACCCCGGGATATCCCAGCCGTCAGCAGCATGTTCACCCGGATCTTTCGCAAGCGGGAGCAAGAGGCGAGCGCGGAGCTTCAGAACTATGTCGAGACCATCTTCTTCGGCAGCCCGCTTTATGCGCCGGAACACGGCAGCATCGTCTACGACGACGGGACCGGCGGCATCGGCAGCGCCATTCTAGCGATTCCCATGGAGTTCACGGTCAACGGTCGCCGAACGGTGGCGAAACTTCTCTGCGCCTTCATGTCCGAGGGCAAGGCCGGTGCGGTCGGCGCCGCCTGCCTGGCGCGCGCCATGCGTGCGACACGGCAAGACATGTGTTTTTCCGACAACTCGTCTCCGGTCAGCGCCGATCACTGGGTCGCTGGTGGTGGCGTCGTGCTGCCGATCCAGAGCCTCGACTGGCGCCGCTCCTTCCGGCCGTTCAGAGCCTGGGGGCTGACGGTTGGCAGGCAAGTGCGCCTGCTCAGATCCCCGATGCTCTCCGAGCCGCTTGCGCTTGCGGACCGGCTTTTGCGCCGCCGCCGCCCGCGCACCAAGCCCGATCCCGTTGCCGGCTGCACGACGCACGCCATTGATCCCGCTGCCTTCGTCGATCTCGCAGAACCCATGCTGCAGCGATTTTCCGTCAGGCCGGTCTGGTCGCGCAGCGAATTCGACTGGCTGGTGACGGTCGCGCGACTGAACACGCCGCTCGGCGAGCTTCTCTGCCGCGAGGTCCGGGATGAAAGCGGGCGCGTCATCGGCGCTTATCTCTACTTCGGCAAGGCCGGCGAGCGGGCAACGGTGCTCAACGTCGTCTGCGAGGCCGGCCGTGAGTTCGCCGTCACCGCACAGATGTTCCATGCGCTTGACGCCGAGGGTTACGCGCTCGCCGTCGGCAGCTCGCAGCCGTTCCTCATGAATGCGATCTCGCGCCAGAGATGGCTGTCCTTCCACCATCGCGGCTATTTCTGCATGGTGACGCGGCATGCGGATCTGAAAGACGCGGCCCAGCGCAACGATATCTATGTGGGCGGTCTGGCATCGGAGAGCTGGAGCCGGTTGTTGACCGACTTCTGAAGCGACGGGTTAAGCGGCAATCCTGCCGTTTAACGGAATATTCACCGTACAACCTTAATTCTGCGCTAGAAGGCGGCTCGCGGGGTCACGATCTTCGCGTCTTGATGGGCGTGCGTGAGGGATGCTTATGTATAGGCCGGACGAGGCCGGAAAACAGGGGGCCAGCCAACCGGCACGCGAGCAGCGTGCACCGGTCGAAAGAGGCTCGCTGCTCGATCTGCTCTCGTCAGACCTTCACGAAGCGAAGTCTGGCGCTGACGGTTCGGCAACAGACAGGCCCGCCGAAGTCCAGCATCAATCCAGAGATATTCCGAAAGCCTCGCCCCATCCGGCTGACTTGGTACCGCCCGTGTCCAGAGCGGCCGGCGCGCCTCGCGACAGCTATTTTCCCGGGTTGAGTGGCCTCAGCCGGATCGGCGTCGACGATATCATCGGCTGGTTGCGCGACGGGCTCATCTGGATCGTGCTGGCGCTCGTCCTGTGTGTGGGGGCCGCGCTCGCCTATGCGATGACGGCGACGCCCCGCTATACGGTCTACACCGATATCGTCGTCGATCCGTCCAACCTCAATGTCGTCAGCGATGACGTCTTCACCACCAATCCGCAGCGCGATGCGCAGTTGCTGGAAGTGGAAAGCAAGCTGCGTATCCTGACGTCGCGCAATGTGCTGTCGCGGGTGATCACCCAGATGCGCCTCACCGAGGACCCGGAATTCGTGAAGCCCTCGGCCTTCAGTTCGCTGAAGAACCTCTTCTCGACGAAGGCGGAGCAGCAGGCCGGAAACGAGCTTGCTGCCATGCGGGCCTTGTCGGAGCGGGTGGAAGCCCGGCGCGAAGAGCGGTCCTTCGTGGTGGTGATGAAGGTCTGGAGCGAAGAGCCTGCGAAAGCGGTGACGCTGTCGGATGCGATCGTCGCGGCTTTCGAGCAGGAGCTGTTTCAGTCCGCCGCCGAGAGCGCCGGTCGCGTCGCGCAGAGCCTCAACGCCCGGCTCGACGAGTTGCGCCACAACGTCACCGAATCCGAACGCGCGGTCGAGGATTTCCGCCGCAAGAACGGGCTGCAGTCGACCAATGACGGTCAGCTCGTGAGCAATCAGCTTTCGAACGAACTCAACACCCAGGTTCTCGACGCCCAACAGCGCTTCATCCAGGCCGATACCCGCTACCGGCAGATGAACGACGCGATAACACAGGGGCGGACCGCAAGTGCATCCGAGTTTGAATCCGTCAACATGACGAACCTGCGAGAGCAGTATAACGTGCTGCAGCAGCAGATCGCCTCCATGCAGCGCACCTATGGGGAGCGCCATCCCCGCCTCGTCAATGCGCGCTCGGAGCGTGCGAACCTGGAATCGGCCATGGCCGACGAGGCGCGCCGCATCCTCGATCGCGCCAAGGCGGACATGGACCGGGAGCAGCAGGCCTTTTCGGCCTTGCGCGCCAAGGCGAGCGACGAGAAGTCGAACGTGTTCTCCGACAACGAAGCCCAGGTGCAGCTGCGAGACCTCGAAAGGGACGCGCGCGCCAAGGCTGCCATCTATGAGACCCACCTGGCGCGCGCCCAGCAGATCACCGAACGCCAGCAGATCGACACGACCAATGTTCGCGTGATCTCGCGCGCCTTGCCGCCGAATGCGCGCAGCTGGCCGCCGCGCACCGTGGTTCTGGTCGCCGGCGGCGGTTTCCTGGGGACTATTCTCGGCATATCCCTCGCGCTTGCCCTCGGTCTGTGGAGATACATCCGTCGTCCGCAGCCCCTGGCGCCGTGAGAGGGCGGCCATCGTGCCCGATCTCAGCGGCAGCCCGGCCAATTCTGCAGAAACCTTGAGGGTCCGCGTCGGGACCTTCCTGTTCCTGGCCATTTCCATCTACTACTGGATCCCCTTTCATTCCTTCGTCGACCTGACCAAGGAAAGTCTGCTGGAACCGGGCGGCGACAATTCCAGCCGGCTGAACCAGATCGTGGCACTGCTGCTGTTTGCAGGCGCCTCCTGCTACGGTGTGCTGCATCCGATGCGGCGTGGGCTTATGCAGCCGCGGGTGCTGCTTGCGATCCTGCTTTTGTGGGTGCTCTTTGCCTGCCTGGTCTCCGCTCATCCGGCCAACGGCATCAAGGCGATCATCCTGACGACGATGGTTGCGGTCAACGCCAACGTCTATCTGCTGCTGCCGGCCAACGAGCGGCACTTCGCCAAGATGCTGGCGGTCTCGACGCTCGTCATGCTCGCGGTTGCCTATTACGGCGTCCTGTTCAAGCCGCTTCTGTCCATTCACCAGGCCAACGAAGTGCTGGAGCCGATGCATGCAGGGCTGTGGCGCGGCCATTTCCGTCACAAGAACGAAGCGGCGGTCGCCATGGTGCTTGCCTCGTTTCTCGGCCTGTACGTCCTGCGCCGGTGGTCGAAGCTTGTCGGCCTGACCATCGTTAGTCTGGCCTTCTTCTTCCTCATCCATACGGGAGGAAAGACCTCGACGGCGATGTTGCCGGGCATTCTG
It contains:
- a CDS encoding acyl carrier protein, coding for MTETIKDKVRAFVIENFLFGDTSYDLADGASLIENDIIDSTGVLELVAFIEDQFGIAMADADIVPANLDSLARISAFIEAKAGVPATA
- a CDS encoding class I adenylate-forming enzyme family protein, with protein sequence MRFEQFLIGNAARHAAKTALVTDRKRLSYGEFDDLSSRLAAALAKAGVKRNDRVLVFMDNCWEAAVSIFAILKAGATFSPINASTKADKLAYIIDDCEAAAILTQAKLMPVVADARAQSSGKADIFVASTAAPNGQSPAGAVPFEGCLSAEATPVPHGGIDVDLAMLIYTSGSTGRPKGVMMTHRNIDAASESITTYLRNEHDDIILNVLPLAFDYGLYQLLMAIRLGATLVLEKSFAFPHAIFERIREEGVTGFPLVPTMAAMILQMRDLEPGFLPSLRYLSNTAAALPPPHIARLRELFPGARLYSMYGLTECKRCTYLPPEELDRRPGSVGIAIPNTEAFVVNDEGSRVPPGVPGELVIRGPHVMQGYWRNDVATERMLRPGPNPWEKVLYTGDLFQTDEEGFLYFVGRKDDIIKTRGEKVAPKEVETVLHAHPGIAEAVVIGMPDPVLGHAIAALVVRTDPDLTDKDIIRHCTRHLEDFMVPKIIEFRTELPKTDTGKVSRRLAAETMEPAQ
- the nadE gene encoding NAD(+) synthase; amino-acid sequence: MNIRTTGGNGPFSAETLTIDHAAETDRIVSALRGQLRSMKKRGLVLGLSGGIDSSVSVALAVRAVGAKNVFCLFMPENDSDPESLRFGRLVAETFGVEAIVEDIGPILKAMGCYERRDAFIRELVPDYGDGWASKVVIANALEGEGYNISSLVVQSPEGVQSKHRMPPSVYLGVVAATNMKQRTRKQVEYYHADRLNFAVLGTPNRLEYDQGFFVKNGDGAADVKPIAHLYKSQVYALAAHLGVPAEVCRRPPTTDTYSLEQTQEEFYFSLPYDRMDLCLYGLNHGIEIEAVAKAAGLTVVQVERVWADIAAKRKATRYLHLGPQLVQPVEEIAGY
- a CDS encoding N5-glutamine methyltransferase family protein, which translates into the protein MGVELELAPDVLVPREETELLGKRAVSILEGAPLDVTIIDMCCGSGNLAVGIAREIPSARVWGADLTDSTVALARRNVDRLGLGSRVFVRQGDLFAALESDDLQGKIDMVVCNPPYISTGRLEGDRAHLLDNEPREAFDGGPYGISIHQRLIRDALAFLKPGGWLLFEFGEGQDRQAAALLSRAKAYAPVTFASDRDGKPRVAIVQKIAGPAEAGAGEQAR
- a CDS encoding lipopolysaccharide biosynthesis protein; translation: MASEGVKERAHKPFLSMIISYAASGGSLVIGSAAQLLTFAILARFLGVHEFSVFVAITAVANIAVHLCGLGAMECLVRRVARDRGMYPQMLGHNIILTSISGVLLVLLGAAVLPFFFTLSPDPAANVAVITLMLVTNIIFVRVIVLAEQIFLAHSNFASANKVVVGFALARTIAAALACIAFGVATVASWAVWQFVCHVIVALGCWRAVKGLGRPTYGIVREELPLGLYFSIPFILRAVRQNADLLVLSLVASAEVMSSYSVARRMLESSYLSVEALNRLIYPGSAKATAAGLHHAFERVRKVLFAATSISIAAAVAVFVLAPVLPYLFGKDYVSLVSFVRILCWVVVPLAMWSVAMEALGASGHHPARALVMGLGSVLGAALTAWATWYAPPTGTFISFYVIETAMVIVSWAVFLRFVRRDREQAGAASLSTGVVHGG
- a CDS encoding GNAT family N-acetyltransferase, with protein sequence MGNVRAMEPRDIPAVSSMFTRIFRKREQEASAELQNYVETIFFGSPLYAPEHGSIVYDDGTGGIGSAILAIPMEFTVNGRRTVAKLLCAFMSEGKAGAVGAACLARAMRATRQDMCFSDNSSPVSADHWVAGGGVVLPIQSLDWRRSFRPFRAWGLTVGRQVRLLRSPMLSEPLALADRLLRRRRPRTKPDPVAGCTTHAIDPAAFVDLAEPMLQRFSVRPVWSRSEFDWLVTVARLNTPLGELLCREVRDESGRVIGAYLYFGKAGERATVLNVVCEAGREFAVTAQMFHALDAEGYALAVGSSQPFLMNAISRQRWLSFHHRGYFCMVTRHADLKDAAQRNDIYVGGLASESWSRLLTDF
- a CDS encoding GumC family protein; protein product: MYRPDEAGKQGASQPAREQRAPVERGSLLDLLSSDLHEAKSGADGSATDRPAEVQHQSRDIPKASPHPADLVPPVSRAAGAPRDSYFPGLSGLSRIGVDDIIGWLRDGLIWIVLALVLCVGAALAYAMTATPRYTVYTDIVVDPSNLNVVSDDVFTTNPQRDAQLLEVESKLRILTSRNVLSRVITQMRLTEDPEFVKPSAFSSLKNLFSTKAEQQAGNELAAMRALSERVEARREERSFVVVMKVWSEEPAKAVTLSDAIVAAFEQELFQSAAESAGRVAQSLNARLDELRHNVTESERAVEDFRRKNGLQSTNDGQLVSNQLSNELNTQVLDAQQRFIQADTRYRQMNDAITQGRTASASEFESVNMTNLREQYNVLQQQIASMQRTYGERHPRLVNARSERANLESAMADEARRILDRAKADMDREQQAFSALRAKASDEKSNVFSDNEAQVQLRDLERDARAKAAIYETHLARAQQITERQQIDTTNVRVISRALPPNARSWPPRTVVLVAGGGFLGTILGISLALALGLWRYIRRPQPLAP
- a CDS encoding O-antigen ligase family protein, translated to MPDLSGSPANSAETLRVRVGTFLFLAISIYYWIPFHSFVDLTKESLLEPGGDNSSRLNQIVALLLFAGASCYGVLHPMRRGLMQPRVLLAILLLWVLFACLVSAHPANGIKAIILTTMVAVNANVYLLLPANERHFAKMLAVSTLVMLAVAYYGVLFKPLLSIHQANEVLEPMHAGLWRGHFRHKNEAAVAMVLASFLGLYVLRRWSKLVGLTIVSLAFFFLIHTGGKTSTAMLPGILLLAWLFEHVRLLRIPIAIGGVALFNLFAVGSAVFRPLGEFVSSLGIDATFTNRADVWRFAFSVIAEQPFIGRGFKAFWQTEEVVFSGGGIETWAVRAAHAHNSYLETLLVIGIPGLILTLLWLVVLPLYHISRIPPARQHSDLTRLFLRIWLYSIYSASLEAFFFDGPNVLWFTLLFAICGLRLQSSAALATEPRPLAQRMVAHA